In Halanaerobium praevalens DSM 2228, the DNA window ATGAAGCAGAACATATACAGGTTTTAGAAGGTCTGGAAGCAGTTCGAAAAAGACCTGGAATGTACATTGGTTCTACAAGTTTAGAAGGCCTACATCATTTAGTTTATGAGGTAGTTGATAATAGTATTGATGAGGCAATGGCTGGTTATTGTTCTGAGGTAATAGTTGAAATAAAACCTGGTAATATAATTAAAGTTCAGGATGATGGAAGAGGAATTCCAGTTGAAATCCACCCTAAAGTAGATAAGCCTGCAGTTGAAGTTGTAATGACAACTTTACATGCTGGAGGTAAATTTGGTGGTGAAGGCTATAAAGTTTCAGGTGGCTTACATGGAGTTGGTATTTCTGTAGTAAATGCCTTAACTGAGTGGATGGAAGTAGAAATTGCCTGGAAAGATGGTAAAGTATATAAGCAAAAATATGAAAGAGGAATTCCTCAGCATGAATTACAATTAATAGGTAATTGTGATGGAAATTGTACAGGGACTACCATTGAATTTAAACCTGATCCTCTAATTTTTGAGGAAATAGATTTTGATTTTAAACTATTAGCTAAACGTTTAAAAGAATTAGCTTTTTTAAATAAAGGTATAAATATAAAAATAGTAGATAATAGAAAAGAAGAAGTTCAGCAAGAAGATTTTCATTTTGATGGCGGTTTAATTTCTTTTGTTGAATATTTATCTCAAAGTAAAAAACCTTTACTTTCTGAACCAATTTATATTGAAGATGAAGCAGAAGAAGGTTCGATTGAGGTTGCTATTATGTATCATCAGGGTTATAATACCTCACTTTATACTTTTGCTAATAATATTAATACTAAAGAAGGTGGAACCCATTTAAGTGGTTTTAAATCTGCTACTACCCGTACTTTTAATGATTATGCTCGCAATAAAAACTTACTTAAAGATGGAGATGATAATCTAAAAGGTCAGGATATTAGAGAAGGTATGATTGCTATTATTAGTGTTAAGTTATCTGAACCTCAGTTTGAAGGTCAGACTAAAACTAAGCTTGGTAATAGTGAGATGCGCGGTTTTGTTGATTCTGCTGTTTCTTCATTTTTAAAAACATATTTAGAAGAAAATCCTAAAGTAGGAAAAGCAATTATTGAGAAGGCTATTAGTGCTGCTCATGCTCGGAAAGCAGCTCGTAAAGCAAGAGATTTAACTAGAAGAAAGAGTGCTTTAACTTCTACTGCCTTACCTGGTAAACTTGCAGATTGTTCAAAAAGAAAAGCTGATGATACAGAAGTATATATTGTTGAGGGTGATTCTGCTGGTGGTTCAGCTAAACAAGGAAGAAATAGAGAATTTCAGGCTATTTTGCCACTTAAGGGTAAAATTTTAAATGTAGAGAAATCACGCTTAAATAAAATTTTAAATAATGATGAGATTAGAGCTCTAATAACTGCGATTGGAACAGGAGTAGGAGAAGAATTTGATTTAACTAATATTCGTTATGATCGCATTATAATTATGACTGATGCTGATGTCGATGGTGCTCATATTAGAACTTTACTTTTAACTTTCTTTTATCGATATATGCGTCCATTACTCGAAAATGGAAATATTTATATTGCACAACCACCTTTATATAAGGTCAAAAAGGGTAGAAGAGAAGAATATGTTTATAATGATAAGGCGCTAAAGGAGTTAATTGAAGAAATAGGTAAGGATCGAGTTTCTATGCAGAGATACAAAGGTTTAGGAGAAATGAATCCAAGCCAACTCTGGGATACTACTATGGATCCTGAAAATAGAATCTTACTCCAAGTAGATATTGAAGATGCTATTAGGGCAGATGAAACATTTTCTATTTTAATGGGAGATAAGGTTGCTCCTAGACGCGAATTCATTCAAAAACATGCTCGGGAAGTAAAAAATCTGGATGTATAAATTTACTAAAAGTTAAAGGTTGGTGAAATATTTTGGATCAAAAAGCAGCAAGAGTTAAAAAAATTGATATAGATCAAGAAATGAGAACATCTTATCTCGATTATTCAATGAGTGTAATTGTAGGTAGAGCTCTCCCTGATGTTAGAGATGGTCTAAAGCCTGTTCATAGAAGAATTTTATATGCTTTAGATGATTTGGGAATGACTCATAAAAAACCGCATAAAAAATCTGCAAGAATAGTTGGAGAAGTATTAGGTAAGTATCACCCACACGGAGATACTGCAGTTTATGATACTATGGTTAGAATGGCTCAGGATTTTTCTTATCGCTATATGTTAGTAGATGGCCACGGAAACTTTGGTTCTATTGATGGTGATAGTGCAGCAGCTATGCGTTATACTGAAGCAAGAATGTCACCTATTGCCTCAGAAATGATGACAGATATAAAAAAAGAGACTGTTGATTTTGTACCTAATTTTGATGAGTCTTTAGAAGAACCGGAAGTCTTACCTGCTCGCTTCCCTAATTTATTAGTTAATGGTAGTTCGGGGATTGCAGTTGGAATGTCAACTAGTATTCCTCCCCATAATTTGGGAGAAGTAATTGATGGAGTTATTAAATTAATTAATAAGCCTGAGATTAATACTAAAGAATTAATGGGCACAATTAAAGGTCCTGATTTTCCTACTGGTGGCCAGATTATGGGCCGAGGTAGTATTTATAAGGCTTATAAAAATGGTAGAGGTAAATTAACTGTTAGAGCTAAAACTAGAGTGGAAGATTTATCTACAAGTAGAAAACAAATTATTGTAGATGAGCTTCCTTATCAAGTAAATAAAGCTCGTTTAATTAAAAAAATAGCAGATTTAGTTAAAAACGAAAAATTAGAAGCTATTTCAGATATTAGAGATGAATCAGATAGAGATGGAATGAGAATAGTAATTGAGTTAAAAAGAGAAGCAACTCCGAAAGTTGTTTTAAATCAGTTATATAAACATTCACGTTTACAAGTTACTTTTAGTGTAATTATGATTGCTTTAGTAGATAAAGAACCTAAAGTTTTATCTCTAAAGCAAATTTTGGAACATTATTTAGAACACCAAAAGGAAGTTGTTAGACGTAGAACCCAATATGATTTAGATAAAGCTTTAGATAGAGCCCATATTTTAGAGGGTTATAAAATTGCTCTAGCAAATATTGATGAGATAGTAGAGATGATTAAAAATGCTGATCAGGTTGATACAGCAAGAATTAATTTGATGGAGAATTATAAACTATCAGAAACTCAAGCAAATGCAATTTTAAGAATGCGTTTACAAAGTTTAACTGGTTTAGAAAGAGATAAAATTGAATCTGAATATACTGATCTACAAGAGCAAATAACATATTATAGATCTATTTTAGCCAGTGAAGAAAAATTATTAGAAATTATTAAAGAAGAAATTTTAGCAATTAAAGCTAAATATAATGATGAGCGTAGAACTTCAATTATGAATAGAGCTACCGATTTAGAGTTAGAAGATTTAATAGAAGAAGAGCAGATTGTAGTTACTATGACTAATCAAGGTTATATTAAGCGCATGCCTTTAGATTTATATCGGAGTCAGCGCCGTGGAGGTAAGGGTGTAATTGGGATTAGTACAAAAGAAGAAGATTTTGTGGAAAATATTTTCACAACTACTACCCATTATAAATTCTTATTCTTCACTAACCAGGGAAGAGTTTATCGTCTTAAAGGATATCAAATTCCAGAAACTGGTAGACAGGCAAGAGGAACAGCTATTATTAATCTCTTAGAGTTAGAAGAGGGAGAGAAAATTAATGCTGTAATTCCAATTAAGGAATTTCCTGCTGATGCTTATCTAATTATGGCAACTAAGAATGGTTTAATTAAAAAGACTGCCTTAGAAGAGTATAATACTAATTATACTGGCCTAATTGCTATTAATTTAAGAGAGAATGATGAACTGATTGGAGTTCGAGTTATTGAAGCAAAAGAAAATATCTTTTTGGTTACTCGTAATGCTAAGGCTATTCACTTTAGTGAAGCTGATGTACGTTCTGTAGGACGTAATTCTTACGGAGTAAAAGGTATTAATTTAGAAACAGAAGATGAAGTAATTGATCTCGGAATTGATTCAGCTGGTGATGAACTATTAGTAATCACTGAAAATGGTTATGGTAAAAGAACTCTTATTTCTGAATATAGAGTTCAAAATAGAGGTGGTAAAGGAATCTTAACTGCTAATCTAACTGAAAAGAATGGTCAACTAGCTGCTGCCAGAATAGTAGATGATAGTCTTGAAATGATGGCGATTACTCAAGCTGGGATTATTATTAGAGTAGCTGCCTCAGAAATATCTACTACAGGTAGAAATACTATGGGAGTGAAAATAATTAATGTAGGTGAAGAAGATCAGGTAGTTTCTTTAGCTAGAATTAATGATGATATTTTAGAAGATCAAGAAGATAACAAAGAAGAAAAAGAAGAATTAAGTCCAGAAGCTAAAGCAGAAGCTCGTTTTAATAAAATTGTTGCTAAAATAGATAAAGAAGATAGAGAAAAAGAATTAAGTGAGCAAATAGAAAATAAAATAGATTTTAATTCTGAAATAGATAAAAATTAAAATTTAAAAATAAAAACACATTAAGATCCCTGTAATTAAACAGTTAAGAGTTAAAGCTGTTTAAAAGCAGGGATTTTTTGATTTGAAAAACTAAGTTAAAAAAAGAACTTAATTTTTTGTAATATAGTTAACATAATAATAATTATTATCAGTTATAATATAATTAACAAGTAATAAAGAGCTAGAACTTAATAAAATTATAAGAGGTGATTATTATGAGAAAAAGAAACATTGAAAAGTTCATTAATGATTTTAGTAAAGTAGATTCTTTTGGATTTTGGGAAAGGTTTAAATCTAAAAAATAAATATAGAGTTTAGTAATTAATAAAATTATAACTATAAAAAATTAGAAAAAAACCATAAATTTAGTTTAAAGATCCTTTATAGTAGCTTATCTGAGATAGATAAGTTGCTTAAAGGATTTTTTTTATAATTCTGCTTGACAAAAAGATAGTTAGCTGATATACTAATATCTGTTGTTGAGAAATAATAATTTTCAGCAAAGGAATATTTTTCAAATTATCTTAAAAAGTTCTTGACAAACTAAAAAGAACTTGATATGATAATAGATGTCGCACAAATAATCTCTAGTTTTTAAAGTTTAGTTTTAGAGATTTGAAGAACTTCATTTTTTAAAGCTTAAAAATTTCTCTTCTTTATATATAAGGGAAATAACGCAAGTTAAAAGTTTTAAAAAATAAAGAAAATCTTTTTCAAAAGTTTTTCTAAAAAGTTCTTGACAAAGTGAGTGAGAGTTGATAAGATATTAATTGTCGCTGATAAAAAACGCGGCAAATTATAAAAACAAATTACTTCTACATACTGCTTTTAATAAGTAAGTGTAAATTTAAAATTTGTTTTAATAAAAGAGTTTATATGAACCTTGAAAATTAAACAGCAAGCCAACGTTAATATACTTTGAGTGTTAAAACTTAAAAGTAATTATTATAGTTTAAAGCTTATATTAAATAATATGAGCCAAATTCAAATTCTTTTTATGGAGAGTTTGATCCTGGCTCAGGACGAACGCTGGCGGCGTGCTTAACACATGCAAGTCGAACGGTCTACCTCGACTGATACCTTCGGGTTGAAGACGAGATCTAGATAGTGGCGGACGGGTGAGTAACACGTGAATAATCTGTCCTCAAGTCTGGGATAACCTGGCGAAAGTCGGGCTAATCCGAGGTAAGCTGAGAGTGTGGCATCACACAATCAGAAAAGGTGGCTCTGCCATCGTTTGAGGAGGAGTTCGCGGTAGATTAGCTAGCTGGTGAGGTAATGGCTCACCAGGGCAACAATCTATAGCTGGTCTGAGAGGACGATCAGTCACACTGGAACTGAGACACGGTCCAGACTCCTACGGGAGGCAGCAGTGGGGAATCTTCCACAATGGGCGAAAGCCTGATGGAGCAACGCCGCGTGAATGAAGAAGGCCTTAGGGTCGTAAAGTTCTGTCCTTAGGGAAGAACCGTGGGTATAGTAAATGCTACCCACCTGACGGTACCTTTGGAGGAAGCACTGGCTAACTACGTGCCAGCAGCCGCGGTAATACGTAGAGTGCAAGCGTTGTCCGGAATTATTGGGCGTAAAGGGTACGCAGGCGGATAATCAAGTCAAGCGTGAAAGGTGTCGGCTTAACCGACAGACTGCGTTTGAAACTGGTTATCTTGAGTGTAACAGAGGAGAGTGGAATTCCTAGTGTAGTGGTGAAATACGTAGATATTAGGAAGAACACCAGTGGCGAAGGCGACTCTCTGGGTTAACACTGACGCTGAGGTACGAAAGCTGGGGGAGCGAACGGGATTAGATACCCCGGTAGTCCCAGCCGTAAACGATGGATACTAGGTGTTGGAGGTTCGAATCCTTCAGTGCCGGAGTTAACGCATTAAGTATCCCGCCTGGGGATTACGATCGCAAGATTGAAACTCAAAGGAATTGACGGGGGCCCGCACAAGCGGTGGAGCATGTGGTTTAATTCGAAGCAACGCGAAGAACCTTACCGAGAATTGACATCCCGTGACCATCTATGAGAGTAGAATTTAGCACTTTGTGCTACACGGAGACAGGTGGTGCATGGCTGTCGTCAGCTCGTGTCGTGAGATGTTGGGTTAAGTCCCGCAACGAGCGCAACCCCTATTCTTAGTTGCCAGCGAGTAATGTCGGGGACTCTAAGAAGACTGCCGGTGAAAGTCGGAGGAAGGTGGGGATGACGTCAAGTCCTCATGCCCTTTATATCTCGGGCTACACACGTGCTACAATGGTTGATACAGAGGGGAGCTAAGCTGCGAAGTGGAGCAAATCCTTGAAAATCAATCCCAGTTCGGATTGCAGGCTGCAACTCGCCTGTATGAAGTTGGAATCGCTAGTAATCGCAGGTCAGCATACTGCGGTGAATACGTTCCCGGGCCTTGTACACACCGCCCGTCACACCAATCGAGTTGGGTGCACCAGAAGTCATCTGCGGATGCCAAAGGTGTGCCCGGCAAGAGGGGTGAAGTCGTAACAAGGTAGCCGTACCGGAAGGTGCGGCTGGATCACCTCCTTTCTAAGGAGAGAACGTGAGCTTGCTGTTTAATTTTGAAGGTTTAATTAGACTTTCTTTAACTAAAAGATTGTTTGAAATCCAACCTTAATTTTAACTAAATATTGAATAGAATAAATAAAATCCTTTAAAGATTGAGGATTATATTTATTTAAAAAAGAGAATGGGCCTATAGCTCAGTTGGTCAGAGCGCACGCCTGATAAGCGTGAGGTCAGTAGTTCAAATCTACTTAGGCCCACCATTTAATTTTGTTTTTAGTTTTAATTAAGACTAAAGATGGGGGTATAGCTCAGCTGGGAGAGCGCCTGCCTTGCAAGCAGGAGGTCAGCGGTTCGAATCCGCTTACCTCCACCATTTATTAGATTCTTTTTTGCTGTTTAATTTAATAAGATTAGATCTTAGAAAATAGAAGTTAAACTTTAATTAGCTTAACTACTGATTTGTAAGATCTAGTTAAACTGAACTTGAATTGAAGTTTAGTTGCTAGTTAAAAACTGTACATTGAAAAATGCATATAGGAAATAGATTGATTAAGCTAGAAAGAGCTTATGGTGGATGCCTTGGCATTCAGAGTTGATGAAGGACGCGACCGGCTGCGAAAAGCCGTGGGGAGCTGCTAAATAAGCGTAGATCCGCGGATATCCGAATGGGGAAACCCACCAGTGTGGAGCACTGGTATTATATAGTGAAATAAGTAGCTATATAAGAACAAGCAGGAGAACTGAAACATCTTAGTACCCTGAGGAAAAGAAATCAAAACGAGATTCCCTTAGTAGCGGCGAGCGAAAGGGGAAGAGTCCAAACACTAAAGTGTAAGTCTGTAGACGTTGCTTTAAGTGGGTGTAGGATAGACTGTCTAAAAACTACAGTTTTAGCTAACTTAAATTTTTTACCGAGTCGAATAAGCTGGGAAGCTAAACCAAAGAAGGTAATAGTCCTGTAGACGTAAGGTAAAAGAAGTTAGAGAATTATCCAGAGTATCACGAGACACGAGAAACCTTGTGAGAATATGGGAGGACCACCTTCCAAGACTAAATACTCCTGAATGACCGATAGTGAACAAGTACCGTGAGGGAAAGGTGAAAAGAACCCCGGAAGGGGAGTGAAATAGAAACTGAAACCATAAGCTTACAACAAGTAGGAGGGCT includes these proteins:
- the gyrB gene encoding DNA topoisomerase (ATP-hydrolyzing) subunit B, with the translated sequence MDIKDRGNYEAEHIQVLEGLEAVRKRPGMYIGSTSLEGLHHLVYEVVDNSIDEAMAGYCSEVIVEIKPGNIIKVQDDGRGIPVEIHPKVDKPAVEVVMTTLHAGGKFGGEGYKVSGGLHGVGISVVNALTEWMEVEIAWKDGKVYKQKYERGIPQHELQLIGNCDGNCTGTTIEFKPDPLIFEEIDFDFKLLAKRLKELAFLNKGINIKIVDNRKEEVQQEDFHFDGGLISFVEYLSQSKKPLLSEPIYIEDEAEEGSIEVAIMYHQGYNTSLYTFANNINTKEGGTHLSGFKSATTRTFNDYARNKNLLKDGDDNLKGQDIREGMIAIISVKLSEPQFEGQTKTKLGNSEMRGFVDSAVSSFLKTYLEENPKVGKAIIEKAISAAHARKAARKARDLTRRKSALTSTALPGKLADCSKRKADDTEVYIVEGDSAGGSAKQGRNREFQAILPLKGKILNVEKSRLNKILNNDEIRALITAIGTGVGEEFDLTNIRYDRIIIMTDADVDGAHIRTLLLTFFYRYMRPLLENGNIYIAQPPLYKVKKGRREEYVYNDKALKELIEEIGKDRVSMQRYKGLGEMNPSQLWDTTMDPENRILLQVDIEDAIRADETFSILMGDKVAPRREFIQKHAREVKNLDV
- the gyrA gene encoding DNA gyrase subunit A, producing MDQKAARVKKIDIDQEMRTSYLDYSMSVIVGRALPDVRDGLKPVHRRILYALDDLGMTHKKPHKKSARIVGEVLGKYHPHGDTAVYDTMVRMAQDFSYRYMLVDGHGNFGSIDGDSAAAMRYTEARMSPIASEMMTDIKKETVDFVPNFDESLEEPEVLPARFPNLLVNGSSGIAVGMSTSIPPHNLGEVIDGVIKLINKPEINTKELMGTIKGPDFPTGGQIMGRGSIYKAYKNGRGKLTVRAKTRVEDLSTSRKQIIVDELPYQVNKARLIKKIADLVKNEKLEAISDIRDESDRDGMRIVIELKREATPKVVLNQLYKHSRLQVTFSVIMIALVDKEPKVLSLKQILEHYLEHQKEVVRRRTQYDLDKALDRAHILEGYKIALANIDEIVEMIKNADQVDTARINLMENYKLSETQANAILRMRLQSLTGLERDKIESEYTDLQEQITYYRSILASEEKLLEIIKEEILAIKAKYNDERRTSIMNRATDLELEDLIEEEQIVVTMTNQGYIKRMPLDLYRSQRRGGKGVIGISTKEEDFVENIFTTTTHYKFLFFTNQGRVYRLKGYQIPETGRQARGTAIINLLELEEGEKINAVIPIKEFPADAYLIMATKNGLIKKTALEEYNTNYTGLIAINLRENDELIGVRVIEAKENIFLVTRNAKAIHFSEADVRSVGRNSYGVKGINLETEDEVIDLGIDSAGDELLVITENGYGKRTLISEYRVQNRGGKGILTANLTEKNGQLAAARIVDDSLEMMAITQAGIIIRVAASEISTTGRNTMGVKIINVGEEDQVVSLARINDDILEDQEDNKEEKEELSPEAKAEARFNKIVAKIDKEDREKELSEQIENKIDFNSEIDKN